The proteins below are encoded in one region of Hordeum vulgare subsp. vulgare chromosome 3H, MorexV3_pseudomolecules_assembly, whole genome shotgun sequence:
- the LOC123442971 gene encoding MAR-binding filament-like protein 1, which translates to MGYLLLSPSPSPPLASRHRSPAAAAGRHRARRGGAIAASSDGVPSTSQAARYALARRAVLLGVSALPLLRDTAAKAAAPSSAGLVTETKDVPKVDEPQTGGTMVDEPQTGGTMVDEPQTGGTQSETPLLEAPQPESPLPLVQKQSPGNPLAGLLNAIAVIASGVLAGLYGTSQQEKKALQSVVSSLEVKLAENEAAISSMRETYEKRLLEQQAAQKKQSMKFQEQEASLLDQLSSTKKTVTSLSEDFRREKARAEELKDEIRRLESSIDKAGNDKEVLEAQLTEKFGEMSDLEEKLSLLSQQNDSKEKRIEELNSSLSSKEAEYQNLRRFSHQTKESLEFANAKIQQLEEEIHTTKNDLASKISSIDSLNEKLQALNSAKKEADEKINELIKECTDLKASSEMRANHDSELLSEKDDLIKQLEEKLSVALSASSKDHEVIAELNKELDSTKAMLDDEVAALKSLRDLLKSTEETLSDSRTEVSKLSEDLDEANRMNKDLSLQISNLQSEFNEMQEGLTYKLGEAESVCKALSDEVVSAKEMVQKGQEELEATSNGLASAVEARDNLKKELLDVYKKFESTTQELVDERRVVTTLNRELEALAKQLNADSQARKVLEADLDEATRSLDEMNTSALSLSKALESTHSKNATLEAEKEMLSKALDEQTKLTTEAQENCEDAQNLITRLQTERETFEMRSRHLEEELALAKGEMLRLRRQISASKSQKTRYVPRTSASTETSTAPRASSPTETSNVPRTSVATETSQTPNEQSVNDGTQKAGEIAAETPYTVRVKARRGKGGASR; encoded by the exons ATGGGGTACCTCCTCctctcgccctcgccgtcgccgccgctcgCGTCCCGGCACcgctcccccgccgccgccgccggccgccaccgCGCGCGGAGGGGCGGGGCCATCGCCGCCTCGTCCGATGGCGTGCCGTCCACGTCTCAGGCGGCCCGGTACGCGCTGGCGCGCCGGGCCGTGCTCCTCGGGGTCTCCGCGCTGCCGCTCCTCCGCGACACCGCCGCCAAGGCGGCCGCGCCAAGTAGCGCTGGTCTCGTGACTG AGACAAAGGATGTCCCAAAGGTGGATGAACCTCAGACTGGTGGGACTATGGTTGATGAACCTCAGACTGGTGGGACTATGGTTGATGAACCTCAGACTGGCGGGACTCAGTCAGAAACTCCTCTACTTGAAGCCCCTCAACCTGAATCACCCTTACCACTGGTGCAAAAACAATCTCCAGGGAATCCACTTGCTGGCCTTCTGAATGCAATTGCAGTTATTGCCTCAGGCGTTCTTGCTGGATTGTATGGTACATCTCAACAGGAAAAGAAGGCCCTGCAATCTGTCGTCTCATCT TTGGAGGTCAAATTGGCTGAAAATGAGGCAGCAATCTCATCGATGAGGGAGACATATGAAAAAAGGTTATTAGAGCAGCAAGCGGCACAAAAGAAGCAATCTATGAAGTTCCAGGAGCAGGAAGCTTCATTGCTAGATCAATTGTCTTCAACAAAAAAGACTGTAACATCACTAAGTGAAGATTTCAGAAGGGAGAAGGCACGGGCTGAGGAGCTCAAGGATGAAATACGGCGATTAGAAAGTAGTATTGATAAAGCTGGGAATGATAAAGAAGTGCTTGAAGCCCAACTGACAGAAAAGTTTGGTGAAATGAGTGATTTGGAGGAAAAATTAAGTCTTCTCAGCCAACAGAATGATAGTAAGGAGAAACGCATCGAGGAACTCAACTCATcactttcttcaaaggaagcagaGTACCAGAACCTGCGCCGTTTCTCTCATCAAACTAAAGAGAGTCTTGAATTTGCAAATGCTAAAATACAACAGCTGGAGGAAGAGATTCATACAACTAAAAATGATCTTGCTTCTAAGATATCTTCAATTGACTCACTGAATGAGAAACTTCAAGCATTAAACTCTGCAAAGAAGGAAGCTGATGAAAAAATAAATGAGCTAATCAAAGAGTGTACAGACTTGAAGGCTTCTTCTGAGATGAGAGCGAATCATGATTCTGAATTATTGTCTGAGAAAGATGATCTGATCAAACAACTGGAAGAAAAGCTCTCTGTTGCACTAAGTGCCTCTAGCAAAGACCATGAAGTCATTGCCGAGTTGAACAAGGAATTGGATTCCACCAAAGCAATGTTAGACGATGAAGTTGCGGCACTGAAAAGTCTTAGAGATCTACTTAAATCCACTGAAGAGACCCTAAGTGATTCCCGAACTGAGGTTTCCAAACTTTCCGAGGACCTTGATGAAGCAAATAGAATGAACAAGGACCTGTCATTGCAGATTTCAAATCTCCAAAGCGAGTTCAATGAAATGCAAGAAGGTCTGACTTACAAGCTTGGAGAGGCTGAATCAGTATGTAAAGCTCTATCAGATGAAGTGGTGTCAGCTAAAGAGATGGTTCAAAAGGGACAGGAAGAACTTGAAGCTACCTCTAATGGGCTTGCTTCTGCTGTGGAAGCTCGTGATAACCTGAAGAAAGAATTGCTGGATGTGTACAAGAAATTTGAATCCACCACACAGGAGCTTGTTGATGAAAGGAGAGTTGTGACTACTTTGAATAGGGAGCTTGAGGCTTTGGCCAAACAATTGAATGCAGATTCTCAAGCACGAAAAGTACTCGAAGCAGACCTGGATGAAGCAACCAGATCACTGGACGAGATGAACACGAGTGCACTGTCACTATCTAAGGCGCTAGAGAGCACTCATTCCAAGAATGCCACTCTTGAGGCAGAGAAAGAAATGCTATCAAAAGCTCTCGATGAACAAACAAAACTGACAACCGAGGCTCAAGAGAACTGCGAGGATGCTCAGAATCTTATCACGAGGCTTCAGACAGAAAGGGAGACTTTTGAAATGAGGTCTAGGCACCTCGAAGAGGAACTGGCGTTAGCGAAGGGTGAGATGTTGCGTCTAAGAAGGCAGATTAGTGCAAGCAAATCCCAGAAAACAAGATATGTTCCCAGAACAAGTGCATCCACAGAAACCAGCACTGCTCCCAGAGCAAGTTCGCCCACAGAGACGAGCAATGTTCCCAGAACAAGTGTTGCCACAGAGACCAGTCAGACCCCGAACGAGCAGTCTGTGAATGATGGTACGCAGAAGGCTGGCGAAATTGCTGCTGAGACTCCATATACTGTAAGAGTAAAGGCTAGGAGAGGAAAAGGCGGTGCATCGCGATGA